CTCCTTCGCGAGGTCCTAGAAATGTGATTTCAAAAGATGaattgaaaggaaaaatagaagatTATATGATTCAGTTGTGTTGCAGATAACTAAAATCTAAAGCAGTCGTAATCTGCATGTCTATTTTTCTTACCTCATTCATCGTTGTGTTGAAAGCAACAATGCTGCCATAAGCACTGACAGGATCAGCCTTTACAGCCAATCTGTATGCTTCGAGAATATCTTGCCGGGATGCTACCCCACAAGGATTTGTGTGCTTGACAGTCACACAAGTAGGGTTCTTGAATTCTGAAACACAATTCCAAGCAGCCTCTGCATCCAAGTAATTGTTGTATGACATTTCCTGAACCAATGGAGATGAAAAAAAGATGATAACTAAAGCATCCACAAGGCAaacaaaataataagaaaaatatgGCCTGAAAATTAAAGGGTGGGTGATAAGATGAACATAAATTATGAACTTACATGTGTAAGAAACTAAAAATTAGGGCATCTTGCTATTAGCTATAAAATATATATCTAAAAAATAATCTATGTCACAATGTTCTTGGAGTTGTAACTTCACAACAATAGTATCACCCAAAGCAACAATTTTATGAAAAAGATAAGACTTTTTAAgtactaggatttttttttttgcaagtaaataaaaaaaaatgaaacatgccataTAAAATTCAACTATTTTGGACAATCAGTCTGCAACATCCCTTTACAAGTGTATATATACCAAATGGATTGtgacaaaattgaaaaataaataacaatGCAACTATGATTACTCACCCTCGCGCACCTATCATGTTTAGGCAAGGCATCCACATACTCAAAATATTTAACAATAACACTGTCGAAACCACTTAAGCAACTATCTGTTGAGCCGCAATACCAAGGGTTTTATTAATTGGTaaaactaagttaaaaataaagaaaacaaatatTGATAAAGACCATAATAGTAAATCAAATAAATGGGTTTAACCATATTCTATGCAATAGGatataaataaaaagttaaattGCCACATCCAATAAGTTCCTCTGACCTTCCCATGATGTTGTATAGCATTGGCAATGCCACCTGCATTGGCTAGAGATATACTCTTATCAATGTACAACGCAGCTTTCTGATGAGGATTTTCGCCGCATCTAAGGGAGGATTTTAGTGAAAGGGGCATCATGAGACTGGGAGGAAACTTATATCCTGAAAGAAAATTGCAAAAGAAGCCAAAATCAGGGTTAAAATTAATAATATCATAAAGATATCTGTAAATTTGGAGAATTGTGTTTTGCCCTAGCCCCACTCTAAAGTTTTCATATCACAATTTAACCCCGCATATTTTTTATTTGTTATCAAAATACTCCACCCATTATCTCCAAGATGTATATCAACTTAATTGTGTCTCATAAAAGTCCTAACATTGGTTTGTAAATCTAAAAGTGGCATAGACTATTTTCAATGCGGCTTACACCCTAAAACTTGGAACTATATTTGCACAATTTTACTGCAAGATAAATTGCAAATCATCTTATGACAGAATTAAATTATGAGAGGCCATAGATTTTGTTTTAGGTATCTAGCTTCAATACAAATTGTAACATGAGTCTGTGGCtccaaaaatgttaaaagaaacTTGAATTTATAGGGCGCAAAATGATTTATAAAACAGATCGCGCCCTAGAGATAatacaaaaattacaaacataaagGATTTAATCGAGCGAGCTATTTGGACAGCAGTTCAAAACTATAGGAGCAAAATAACAATTCCGAGACTAAAGGAGTCATTTCAGAAAAAGAACAAactaaaagggaaaaatgaaattttctctaaAGTTTATAACACTTAAATGATGAACAATGCTTACCATTCTCTGTTTGCTTCCACCGCCACTCTAATATTGCTGATTCATAAGATGCAACATGTCGAAAAGCCTTCAATGCCAATTTATCACGAAAGTTTTGGTCATCTTGTTTTCCTTTCAGAAAGTCTAAGACAGCAGGATAGTCATCATGGTCAACGACAACCAAGGCATTTGTGTGATTCTACAAAAATAAAGACATCATCCTTGTGACTGTAAAAAAATAAGCAATTAAGCAATTTCAAATAGTCTGTTGATGCTAAAACCTTAACTGCATCACAAATCAAGGTATGGCCATCACTGTTAATATTCTCAATTCCATCCTCAAAATTGTACAAGTTCACCACCAATATATCAAATGTACCTGAGGAAATATCAAGGAAGACTTACATcacaaatttaataattttttatcccGAGTATTATTACTTTCAACCGCTAAAAAATCTCGAATAAAATAATGATCTAAAAGAGCATATACAAATAGATTCTTGAACAAAACAATTGTGAAGATAGCTAGATAGCATACCAATGCCATGCCTGCTTAAAGAATCCATATGGTCACTATGATCTCTACAAGCAAGAATACCACCATGTATTTTCAGTTGTAAAGTTGTCGCACAACCATCCAGCTGTAATAGAAATCAAATTGTTTAAGTGAGACATTATAGAGTTATACGAAGAAAAGTAACCAAAGAATATCGAGCATACTTCAAGATAAGACCAAAATTCAAAGAAACTCTTCTAAAGAGATGATTATAACACAAAACAAAAGCAACTCGACGCATGAAGCTTCAGCCATTAACTTACTTTTCTTAATAAGTTGTTTCTGTGATTAAAACCTGTGATATTGTCACACGACAATAATTTTACCGTTGCATCAAGGCTCCCCTTCAGATGATTATAACacaacatataataataataataataataataataataaagttacTCACTCTAGTAGATCTTATAATGCAAGAAAGCTCACAATTATCCATGTTACCTCATATAATGAGTCAAGACAAAAGAATCTCTAATATAAAAGTGTAATTTTGAAGTTGTGCCAATGTCAAGAGTTTCATTTTACAAATTTTAAAGCTTTtcaaatattccgtctctaaaacAATCGCTAGTGCATTTAGAGACTGAAAATCAGTCTCTAAAATGTGTTTTTCTTGTAGTTATTCACTTCTCCACCCTCTAAACACTCATAACTAATTAACAACTGTAATGTAGGTAAGGAACAATAGTAGCAAACACCTGTAATGTAGGTAAGGAACAATAATGAAGGTAAACTCATTGGCGTCAAACAACTGTAATTAGGTTTGCAAACACCTTCAAAAAAGAAATAGTAGCAAAACAAACCACAAAATCAAGTTACACATGATACCAAAAAGGTGCAAGCCTGTAGAGTTTCAATCGAGTTTAGGAAGAAGCACAAGGacgataaaaatatatatatataccatctCTGGGAAATGGGTGATCTCTTCAACTTTAGTCACAGAGATACCAGCTTCTTCTAAAGCAGATGATGTTCCACCAGTTGAGACAATAGCATACCTACATTACAAGATAAGTTTTTCTCAAAACTAGGCCAATACAAAATATACAAAAATGTTGATGGTTATTCTGTCATGCTCCTAGCTTTCAACTGATTAGAAATCTAGGATAGTTTGGTGGTAAATTTTTCAGAAAGAAATTGACTAATGAATGTCTAATTGGCAAAAATGGCTTGAATCCAACTTGTATCTTCTGAGATACTTTGTTGAACTGAAGAACAGATAAAGAACAATTAAATTCTGGCATGCAagacaaatattattttttaaaaaatgtttaactCACCCTAAACCTTGGAGTCCACGACCAAGAAAAGCTAAATCTCGCTTATTTGACAATGATATCAATGCTCGCTTTTGTCCTCCTAGAAAATTAAGAAACACTAGCTCATAGCACGAAGCAATTGAGTCACTAATATATCTAATCCAATGCATTGGCATATCATCAGAAGTAGAACCGAACTTAAGTAATAGTAGAATCAGATTTAAGTAACTGTCTATCGACAATATGTATAGGAGCTAAGATCTCCAGTTTAAAACTTCACGCTattttgctaaaaaaaaaaacaaataaaatagaaagtgAACATTACCACACGacaaagaagaagagacctcCGTCTCCATTTGCGCCCTGACCCTGACTACGCCGGACATCACGGGAGAAAGCGGACGGGCAACAAAAGAAGGCAATATGTGATCCTGTTGCCagaaacaaataaaaattaaaaaagtgaCATTTAGGCCAAAAAGACGAACGAATTGAGTGACTTATATATATTACTTGGACTGCATGCTTGAGCCTCCGACGGTGACAATAGATGAAACATCGAGCGGATAAGGCGGTGGCATTAGTGACGCTTGCGGTGACAGGAGCAGGGGAGTGGTAGAGAGAATTCATGCcctaatcaataattaattaaagacaattaaaattaatcaaatgaCTAATTATCCATCAATTAGATTAATCAAATAGTTAATTAACCCtaattcaattaatctaattaattaaccaaATTACAGTTATCAATTAAGTCATCCTCACCGATGCAGGTTGACTGCGGACAGCGCGCGTTGCTGGAGATTGGCCACGGCCGGATGTCGGAGTGTGTGCAGGAAGCGGTGGCGGTTGACGGAGGCTGACAGTGGTGGTGGCTCGCCCGCGGGGGCAGAGTGGTTCCTTCGCGCGGATGGCGTGGGCGTCGAGTGAGCGAGCAAGGCGGCGGGTGGTGGCAAGGGCGCACGATCGCGAGATCACGAACGGCGCAGCGCGTTATTTAAAACTATACGGATTTTAATTAAAACCTTATGACATCAATTCCTAGGTATAAATATTGGAATTTAAAACAGACTCGGTCAAACACTTATAccgaaattatttttattttttaaaataattccgaaccgaataatttatatttatattattttatttcattttactttattttattttatttatttatctcctatataataataattaccaTGACTATTATTTTATCatcattaaatttttttctatataACAAAGCCAATTTTAATTTGGAAGAGTGGAACTACCGTTCATAAACTTAGCGCTTAAGTGGAATAcaagtagggctgtaaatgaaccaagcgttcgtgaacaagcttggtgttcggcttggtaagaccttgtttatgttcgttcaatatacattagattaattaaacaaacaagcttgaacagctcgttaagctaaacaaacaagcttgaacacatatgtgttcagctcgttaacgttcgtgaacaacgttcgtgaacaatgttcgtgaacaacgttcgtgaacaatgttcacgaacaatattattaataaaattcttttcaatatgctaaataaataataaaataaaataaataaatttaaattatcaatcttaataaccaatcaaacaattaaaagtttcaaataatcaaacaagcttgaattgagagcttgataacatataaacgaaccaagctcaaaccaagctcaagccaagctcgaaccaagctcaagccaagctcgaattgagagcttgataacatctaaacgaaccaagctcaagccaagcttcaaacaagctcaagctcataaaaaataaaccaagccaagcttgaacactcatttcaaaagcttggttcattttaagctcggctcggcttggctcggttatcttatcaaacaagcttgaacaccccaaagctcggctcggctcggcttgtttacagccctaaatACAAGTGTGCAGTGAATTATACGGATTTTTTCCCATGATAAACTCGGTTAATCAGTATGATTTGATTGAATTTTTCAATGGATtacatgataaattaaaaattactcaTGATAGATGATATAGTAGTATTCTTTAGTTGTACATCTCATCTCATCTCATCTCATCtcagttgaaagaaaaatttatataaaatttaaatatataatatggtAAAAGATAATTCATTTGTCCAGTACCTCCTTCAATCTGTTTTTAAGTTTACACGGAAAAAATAAATCACATGTGGTTACTAACCATTAGCACAATGGCCAAGGCATGAGGGAAGATATGCTCGGACGCATCGAGTTTCGATCACATGACCTAATATGACAGCATCTTATATCTCAACTATCACACCGTCCCGAGGGGATAAATTTAAAGTTATAATTTGACAAAAGGCGATTCACTTGCCATTAATGTCTCCGTCAATCCGTCCCTGagccaacacggaagaggtaaatcacaggtgaCTACTAGCTATTAGTGCAAGTGGGCAAGACATGGGGAATGACATGCTCAGACACATTAAGTTTTAACCCAGGACCTCATATGGAAACTTAaagttataataataataataataataataataaaatctagtTAGCCTCATTAAACACTTGCAGCAGACGGTTAAGAAGTCTAGTTTCCTTTGGTTGCGCCTTTCATTTggatgaaaaatttctaaaaatttgccATAGTAGAGGATTAATGAAACATTataatgtggcaaaaggtgattcgctcccCCCTAGCCCTCGCTAATCTGTCCTTaggccaacacgaaagaggtaaatcacggatatctactagccattagtataggtgataaggcatggaagaagacATGCTTAGACATGCCGAATTTTGActccaaaatctcatataaattATATCCTATGTTTTAACTATCGTACCATCTCGAGGAGACTAATGAAACATTATAATTATGATAAAAGATGATTCACTTGTCTCAGCACTAATGGAACATTATAATAGACATGCGGCAAGAGGGTTAATGGAacattttgattatttaataaaaaGGGTGTCCTTGACAATTTCAATAAAAGGGGACgtcttttttatgttttttcgaTTGAAATTTGAGAATCATGATACACACACAGCTAGGGGCCACAATAGAACCATCAGCCTGCAACATCATGATCCTTTTTATCCGCAATATACTTCTTCATCGATGATATCGGGGtgtctctctccttatttttagagttaattagaattctattaGAATTAATTTGAGTAAAggtcaattataatttttttattagataaaataaaaacttacttgttgttttagaaaaaaaaaatgattagggTTTACATCGAATCATATTAAAGTTTAGACAGGCCCTGTTATCAATCTATAAATAGGGtataaaaaattgtttaaataagATTGTAACGAAAGTTGTGATTAATTGTATATATGATCAAATAGATTTGTACAAATTCCTAATCTCATCTTtcaattttctcctttgaatcaACACGACATGATGATCAAGTCGTATTGTCGAGATATGATATCAAACAAATTATCAAACCATTCTACACTAATATAGTATAGACTTGGTCATAAATAGTATAACTGATAAACAATAGTTTTAGgatcaatttatttgaaaatgagatttggatttctaatctaatataCTTGCAATTCAAATGAAAAATAATCACCACTAACATTCAAATGATCAATTAAAGCAttgtagaaataaaaagaaacatgGCAGAAATTGAAAGCAATGCAAGAAGTAATAAACTAAATTGCATTAACCAAATCAAGGTAAGAGGAATTTAATCAAACATGTACCAAACACTAACAATTAAAGCTACTAGCACTATAACTAAATTATTGCTCCCATGAGGATAAGTGAGGTGGTAAGTGAATAGAGATTTAAAGTGAATAGAGATTTATCATTTAAGGTCGAGGGGTTGAATATCGAGACTGGTAGAGGCGTAAATCCAATTATCTCCGCCATCATCATGATTTACCTCTTCTGTGTTGATCATGGGCGAGCTAGAGT
This genomic stretch from Zingiber officinale cultivar Zhangliang chromosome 7A, Zo_v1.1, whole genome shotgun sequence harbors:
- the LOC122000721 gene encoding bifunctional purine biosynthesis protein PurH-like isoform X1 codes for the protein MNSLYHSPAPVTASVTNATALSARCFIYCHRRRLKHAVQDHILPSFVARPLSPVMSGVVRVRAQMETEVSSSLSCGGQKRALISLSNKRDLAFLGRGLQGLGYAIVSTGGTSSALEEAGISVTKVEEITHFPEMLDGCATTLQLKIHGGILACRDHSDHMDSLSRHGIGTFDILVVNLYNFEDGIENINSDGHTLICDAVKNHTNALVVVDHDDYPAVLDFLKGKQDDQNFRDKLALKAFRHVASYESAILEWRWKQTENGYKFPPSLMMPLSLKSSLRCGENPHQKAALYIDKSISLANAGGIANAIQHHGKEMSYNNYLDAEAAWNCVSEFKNPTCVTVKHTNPCGVASRQDILEAYRLAVKADPVSAYGSIVAFNTTMNEDLAKELREYMNPINTAKSMFYEIVVAPGYTEKGLEILKGKSKDLRILEVKKSEKGVVSFRRISGGWLVQESDDLTPDDIKFSVMSERVPEETELHDAEFAWLCVKHVKSNAIVIAKNNCMLGMGSGQPNRRESLRIAFRKAGEAAKGAALASDAFFPFALNDAVEEACKNGIGVIAQPGGSKRDGEAVDCCNKYGVSLLFTGVRHFRH
- the LOC122000721 gene encoding bifunctional purine biosynthesis protein PurH-like isoform X2, yielding MNSLYHSPAPVTASVTNATALSARCFIYCHRRRLKHAVQDHILPSFVARPLSPVMSGVVRVRAQMETEVSSSLSCGGQKRALISLSNKRDLAFLGRGLQGLGYAIVSTGGTSSALEEAGISVTKVEEITHFPEMLDGCATTLQLKIHGGILACRDHSDHMDSLSRHGIGTFDILVVNLYNFEDGIENINSDGHTLICDANHTNALVVVDHDDYPAVLDFLKGKQDDQNFRDKLALKAFRHVASYESAILEWRWKQTENGYKFPPSLMMPLSLKSSLRCGENPHQKAALYIDKSISLANAGGIANAIQHHGKEMSYNNYLDAEAAWNCVSEFKNPTCVTVKHTNPCGVASRQDILEAYRLAVKADPVSAYGSIVAFNTTMNEDLAKELREYMNPINTAKSMFYEIVVAPGYTEKGLEILKGKSKDLRILEVKKSEKGVVSFRRISGGWLVQESDDLTPDDIKFSVMSERVPEETELHDAEFAWLCVKHVKSNAIVIAKNNCMLGMGSGQPNRRESLRIAFRKAGEAAKGAALASDAFFPFALNDAVEEACKNGIGVIAQPGGSKRDGEAVDCCNKYGVSLLFTGVRHFRH